Proteins from one Desmodus rotundus isolate HL8 chromosome 9, HLdesRot8A.1, whole genome shotgun sequence genomic window:
- the AKAP8L gene encoding A-kinase anchor protein 8-like isoform X3 produces MRDQTYNLGFVQGSETTLQSTYSDTSAQPTCDYGYGTWNSGTNRGYENYGYGYGYGQDNTTNYGINQRLDMVPHLETDMIQGSMYSSGGERYDSYEACDSRAVLSERDLYRSGYDYGELDPEMEMAYEGQYDAYRDQFRMRGSDTFGPRSQGWARDSRSSRPMASGYGRMWEDPMGVRGQCMPGASRLPSLFSQNIIPEYGMFQGMRGGGAFPGGSRFGFGFGNGMKQMRRTWKTWTTADFRTKKKKRKQSGSPDEPDSKASRTDCSDNSDSDNDEGTEGEAADGTEGADAVERGSRVEGEDEERKEEGKEDGKEDADKGSLSTQDESGQTKHKLQAGKKSQDKQKKRQRDRMVERIQFVCSLCKYRTFYEDEMASHLDSKFHKEHFKYVGTKLPKQTADFLQEYVTNKTKKTEELRKTVEDLDGLIQQIYRDQDLTQEIAMEHFVKKVEAAHCAACDLFIPMQFGVIQKHLKTVDHNRNRRLMMEQSKKSSLMVARSILNNKLISKKLESYLKGENPFTDSPEEEKEQEEAEGSILDEGAMVEAAGGTEGTESTPVQPPVPPEPTPGAVSPPPPPPEEDEEAVPLLGGALQRQIRGIPGLDVDDDEEEGGLDTP; encoded by the exons atgagggatcaaacctataacctag GCTTTGTCCAGGGATCTGAAACCACTTTGCAGTCAACGTACTCAGACACGAGTGCTCAGCCTACCTGTGATTATG GATATGGAACTTGGAATTCTGGGACAAACAGAG GCTACGAGaactatggttatggctatggctatggccagGATAACACCACCAACTATGG AATTAACCAGCGCTTAGATATGGTGCCGCACTTGGAGACAGACATGATACAAGGAAGCATGTACAGCTCAGGTGGAGAAAG ATATGATTCCTACGAGGCCTGTGACTCAAGGGCTGTCCTGAGTGAGCGTGACCTTTACCGGTCGGGCTACGACTATGGCGAACTTGACCCTGAGATGGAAATGGCCTACGAGGGCCAGTATGATGCCTACCGAGACCAGTTTCGCATGCGTGGCAGCGACACCTTTGGCCCACGGTCTCAGGGCTGGGCCCGGGACTCCCGGAGTAGCCGGCCAATGGCCTCAGGCTATGGGCGCATGTGGGAAGACCCCATGGGGGTCCGGGGCCAGTGCATGCCTGGTGcctccaggctgccctccctcttctcccagaaCATCATCCCGGAGTATGGCATGTTCCAGGGCATGCGTGGTGGGGGCGCCTTCCCAGGCGGCTCCCGCTTTGGCTTCGGGTTTGGCAATGGCATGAAGCAGATGAGGCGGACTTGGAAGACCTGGACCACAGCTGACTTCCGG accaagaagaagaagagaaagcagagtggCAGTCCTGATGAGCCAGACAGCAAAGCCTCCCGGACTGATTGCTCAGACAACAGTGACTCGGACAATG ATGAGGGCACTGAAGGGGAAGCTGCTGATGGCACTGAAGGTGCAGACGCTGTGGAAAGGGGCTCCAGAGTG gaaggagaagacgaagagagaaaagaggaggggaaggaagatggcAAAGAGGATGCAGACAAGG GGTCCTTGAGCACCCAGGATGAGAGCGGCCAGACCAAGCACAAGTTACAGGCAGGCAAGAAGAGCCAGGACAAGCAGAAGAAGCGGCAGCGAGACCGCATGGTAGAAAG GATCCAGTTTGTGTGTTCTCTCTGCAAGTACCGGACCTTCTATGAGGATGAGATGGCCAGCCACCTAGACAGCAAGTTCCACAAGGAGCACTTTAAGTATGTAGGCACCAAGCTTCCCAAGCAGACGGCTGACTTTCTGCAG GAGTACGTCACCAACAAGACCAAGAAGACAGAGGAACTCCGAAAAACCGTAGAGGACCTTGATGGTCTGATCCAGCAGATTTACAGAGACCAGGATCTGACACAAG AAATTGCCATGGAGCATTTTGTAAAGAAGGTAGAGGCAGCCCACTGTGCAGCCTGCGACCTCTTCATTCCCATGCAATTTGGAGTCATCCAGAAGCACCTCAAGACTGTGGATCATAACCGGAATCGCAGG CTCATGATGGAGCAATCGAAGAAGTCATCACTCATGGTGGCCCGCAGTATTCTCAACAACAAGCTCATCAGCAAGAAGCTGGAGAGCTACCTGAAG GGCGAGAACCCTTTCACTGACAGCCctgaggaggagaaggaacagGAGGAGGCCGAGGGCAGCATCCTGGATGAGGGGGCAATGGTTGAAGCGGCAGGGGGCACTGAGGGTACCGAAAGCACGCCGGTGCAACCCCCGGTGCCCCCGGAGCCGACCCCTGGAGCTGTGTCGCCCCCACCGCCGCCGCCCGAGGAAGACGAGGAGGCCGTGCCCTTGCTAGGCGGGGCGCTGCAGCGCCAGATCCGTGGTATCCCGGGCCTTGACGTGGACGACGACGAGGAAGAGGGCGGCTTGGACACCCCCTGA